In Planctomycetia bacterium, one DNA window encodes the following:
- the tsf gene encoding translation elongation factor Ts: MPEISAKQVQTLRAKTDLAMMDCKNALVEAGGDEAKALEILRKKFADKMSVRADKEAANGRIGIFANEKGAALCEVRCETDFVATNDTFRELANQIAQAALDSGLTDGEKIKSAKAPDGRTVNDHLVDAFGKLKENMNVQRAKLVSGIGAAYVHHNGKVGAAIGCDGAPGEAGRHICMHIASTQLITGLTREDVPAAEVEAARAKFKEEVKGKPEQIIDKIVSGKMDRWFGERVLVEQPFVMDDKKTVGAYAKEHGFTIKSFTKMEVGAMN; encoded by the coding sequence ATGCCGGAGATCAGCGCGAAACAGGTACAAACCCTTCGAGCCAAGACCGACTTGGCCATGATGGACTGCAAGAACGCTCTCGTCGAAGCGGGCGGCGACGAAGCCAAGGCGCTGGAGATTCTGCGCAAGAAGTTCGCCGACAAGATGAGCGTCCGCGCCGACAAAGAGGCCGCCAACGGCCGCATTGGCATCTTTGCGAATGAAAAAGGCGCGGCGTTGTGTGAAGTACGCTGCGAGACGGACTTTGTCGCGACGAACGACACGTTCCGCGAGCTGGCCAACCAGATCGCCCAGGCCGCGCTGGACAGCGGTCTGACCGATGGGGAGAAGATCAAGTCCGCCAAGGCCCCCGACGGTCGCACGGTGAACGATCATCTGGTGGATGCCTTCGGCAAGCTGAAAGAGAACATGAACGTGCAGCGGGCCAAGCTCGTATCGGGCATCGGCGCGGCCTACGTGCATCACAACGGCAAGGTCGGCGCGGCCATCGGTTGCGACGGCGCTCCGGGCGAGGCCGGTCGGCATATCTGCATGCACATTGCTTCGACGCAATTGATCACCGGCCTGACGCGCGAGGATGTTCCGGCGGCCGAGGTCGAAGCCGCCCGGGCCAAGTTCAAAGAGGAGGTCAAGGGCAAGCCGGAGCAGATCATCGACAAGATCGTGAGCGGCAAGATGGACCGCTGGTTCGGCGAGCGCGTGCTGGTCGAGCAGCCGTTCGTGATGGACGACAAGAAGACGGTCGGGGCCTATGCGAAGGAGCACGGGTTCACGATCAAGTCGTTCACGAAGATGGAAGTGGGAGCAATGAACTAG
- a CDS encoding UMP kinase, with protein MPKTGRSKAKSGRKSGGIRRALLKISGEGIGHPGGFGIDGGALRRIAEEVISVTKTGVQVAIVVGGGNFLRGETTASALRIQEATAHYMGMLATVINALALQDTLEDLGQPTRVQSSIAIHSACESYIRRRCIRHLEKGRVVIIAAGTGRPYVTTDTAAALAAVEINADVLFKATKVDGVYSADPKKDKRAKFMPILSYNQVIDQRLRVMDVSAVDLCQRHGVPIRVFNLMQPGNMKRAVSSAKIGTLISE; from the coding sequence ATGCCAAAGACAGGACGATCGAAAGCAAAGTCCGGAAGAAAGTCGGGCGGTATCCGCCGCGCGCTGCTGAAGATCTCCGGTGAGGGGATCGGGCATCCCGGCGGGTTCGGAATCGACGGCGGTGCACTACGACGAATCGCCGAGGAAGTCATCTCCGTGACCAAAACCGGCGTGCAGGTGGCCATCGTCGTGGGTGGCGGGAACTTTCTCCGCGGCGAGACAACCGCCTCGGCCCTGCGCATTCAAGAGGCCACCGCGCACTACATGGGCATGCTCGCCACGGTCATCAACGCCCTCGCGCTGCAGGACACGCTCGAAGACCTCGGCCAGCCGACGCGCGTGCAATCGTCGATCGCCATCCACAGCGCCTGTGAAAGCTACATCCGTCGCCGTTGCATCCGGCACCTGGAGAAAGGTCGCGTCGTCATCATCGCCGCAGGCACCGGTCGCCCCTACGTCACGACCGACACGGCCGCGGCCTTGGCGGCCGTCGAGATCAACGCCGACGTGCTGTTCAAGGCGACGAAGGTGGACGGCGTGTACTCGGCGGATCCGAAGAAGGACAAGCGCGCGAAGTTCATGCCGATCTTGAGCTACAATCAGGTGATCGATCAGCGGCTGCGCGTGATGGACGTGTCGGCGGTTGATCTTTGCCAGCGTCATGGCGTGCCGATCCGCGTGTTCAACCTCATGCAGCCCGGCAACATGAAGCGAGCCGTCTCGAGCGCCAAGATCGGCACGCTGATTTCGGAGTAG
- the rlmN gene encoding 23S rRNA (adenine(2503)-C(2))-methyltransferase RlmN, whose protein sequence is MQTPRDHLLDHDLPGLTEQFKSAGEAAFRAKQVFEWVFERGATSFEQMTNLSKPLREKLAARYDLYASAITRRAASGDGTVKLLLSWPDGATTECVLIPVPAEGRYTACISSQVGCPVGCRFCASGLDGLQRNLTAGQIIEQALRVRAEVAAAGGERLTNVVFMGLGEPLANYENVLKAARAINAPWGLGVGARKITISTVGLPKQIRRLADEGLQLTLALSLHAPNESLRAELIPWAEKIQLQEITAACRHYFEKTGREITLEYILLHGVNDRPEHAAQLAAFCRRLRCNVNLIRYNPVEGLPYGRPTSESTAAFQRHLRERGVNAHVRTSRGLDIDAACGQLRRKEAAAVVQVTVGEAVSESR, encoded by the coding sequence ATGCAAACACCGCGCGACCATCTGCTGGATCACGACCTGCCCGGGCTGACGGAGCAATTCAAGTCCGCCGGCGAAGCGGCGTTCCGCGCCAAGCAGGTCTTCGAGTGGGTCTTCGAGCGCGGGGCAACGTCGTTCGAGCAGATGACGAATCTGTCCAAGCCGCTGCGCGAGAAACTCGCCGCGCGATACGACCTGTACGCCTCCGCGATCACGCGCCGCGCCGCATCCGGCGACGGCACGGTCAAACTGCTGCTCTCCTGGCCTGACGGCGCAACAACCGAATGCGTCCTCATTCCCGTGCCGGCGGAGGGTCGGTACACCGCCTGCATCAGCTCGCAGGTCGGCTGTCCGGTCGGCTGTCGCTTCTGTGCCAGCGGGCTGGACGGCCTGCAACGGAATCTCACCGCCGGACAGATCATCGAGCAGGCATTGCGGGTGCGTGCCGAGGTCGCGGCGGCCGGCGGCGAACGTCTGACGAATGTCGTGTTCATGGGCCTGGGCGAGCCGCTGGCGAATTATGAGAATGTCTTGAAGGCGGCGCGGGCGATCAACGCGCCGTGGGGGCTGGGCGTCGGCGCGCGAAAGATCACCATCAGCACGGTCGGCCTGCCGAAGCAGATTCGCCGCCTCGCGGACGAAGGGCTGCAACTGACGCTGGCCCTGTCCCTGCACGCACCGAACGAATCACTTCGAGCGGAGTTGATTCCCTGGGCGGAGAAGATTCAACTCCAGGAGATCACCGCGGCCTGCCGGCACTATTTTGAAAAGACCGGGCGCGAAATCACGCTCGAGTACATCCTGCTGCACGGGGTCAACGACCGACCGGAGCACGCGGCGCAGCTCGCCGCTTTCTGCCGCCGGCTTCGCTGCAACGTGAACCTGATCCGCTACAATCCGGTCGAAGGCTTGCCCTATGGACGGCCGACAAGCGAATCCACGGCGGCGTTCCAGCGGCATCTGCGCGAGCGCGGCGTGAACGCCCACGTGCGCACGTCGCGCGGGCTGGACATCGACGCAGCCTGCGGGCAGTTGCGGCGCAAGGAGGCAGCGGCCGTCGTGCAGGTCACGGTCGGCGAGGCAGTTTCCGAATCACGCTGA
- the tilS gene encoding tRNA lysidine(34) synthetase TilS, which produces MDIRHFHRRLYESSRDLLPPGEAVVCAVSGGADSLAMLHGLHEINRRKQCGWRLIVAHLDHGLRADSAATRQFVESVAAKLALPCVDGVADVAALARRAKQSVETAGRARRYAFLAEVAKRHGARYIAVAHHADDQAETVLHRILRGTGLRGLAGIPRRRRLHPNSDIRIVRPMLSFTRETLHAYLRRRGVSFLDDPTNADPSAATRNHLRHDVLPRLARDVNPRVQQALVRLGDQARAASTAIRRSARGALNRAKRAADECGRAAAGRFTYPEAVASCVISVTPLLELPTAIQREAVVLLLNRLGWPRCSMTAERIDAVAKLLRMDGRRRRVELPGGCFERSGEWVCASRREIGGRGASNPIPHGRGSEQALGRERASRRRKSSRRLASTLEGAGH; this is translated from the coding sequence ATGGACATTCGGCATTTTCATCGGCGTTTGTACGAATCGTCGCGCGACCTGCTGCCGCCGGGTGAGGCCGTCGTCTGCGCCGTGTCGGGCGGAGCCGACTCGCTGGCCATGCTGCACGGGCTGCACGAGATCAACCGGCGCAAGCAGTGCGGCTGGCGGCTGATCGTGGCGCATCTGGACCACGGTTTGCGCGCCGACTCGGCGGCGACACGGCAGTTTGTCGAGTCCGTCGCCGCGAAGCTGGCACTTCCCTGTGTGGACGGCGTCGCCGATGTGGCAGCGCTTGCCCGGCGCGCGAAACAGTCCGTGGAAACGGCCGGCCGCGCGCGCCGCTATGCGTTCCTGGCCGAGGTCGCGAAGCGTCATGGCGCGCGATACATCGCCGTGGCTCATCACGCCGACGACCAGGCGGAGACCGTCCTGCACCGCATCCTGCGCGGTACGGGCCTGCGCGGCCTGGCCGGGATTCCGCGGCGCCGGCGACTCCATCCAAACAGCGACATTCGTATTGTTCGACCGATGCTTTCGTTCACGCGCGAAACGCTGCACGCCTATCTGCGCCGGCGCGGTGTGAGTTTTCTGGACGACCCCACGAACGCCGATCCGTCGGCCGCCACGCGGAACCACCTGCGCCACGACGTCCTGCCTCGGCTCGCGCGCGACGTGAATCCACGTGTGCAGCAGGCACTGGTCCGCCTTGGCGATCAGGCGCGCGCAGCGTCAACGGCGATCCGCCGTTCGGCGCGGGGAGCGTTGAACCGCGCCAAGCGCGCGGCCGACGAATGCGGGCGCGCTGCGGCCGGGCGATTCACGTACCCCGAAGCCGTTGCGTCGTGTGTGATCTCGGTGACGCCGCTGCTCGAATTGCCGACGGCGATCCAGCGCGAAGCCGTCGTGCTCCTGTTGAATCGCCTTGGGTGGCCGCGCTGTTCGATGACCGCCGAGCGGATCGACGCGGTGGCGAAGTTGCTCCGGATGGATGGCCGGCGACGACGAGTCGAGCTGCCCGGAGGCTGCTTTGAACGTAGTGGCGAATGGGTTTGCGCGAGCCGGAGAGAGATCGGCGGGCGCGGCGCGTCGAACCCGATCCCTCACGGTCGCGGCTCGGAGCAGGCACTCGGCCGGGAGCGTGCAAGCCGTCGTCGCAAGTCCAGCCGGCGGCTCGCTTCGACGCTGGAGGGCGCGGGTCATTGA
- a CDS encoding glycosyltransferase family 39 protein, whose translation MSDARPSVDTFRRRLAWVLFGALCCQLGVITWAEWQPERFDYPDSHRYLRVARNIAAGNGPIESADLRAGTDPLYPLVLSIPIRLGMTDDVYVCRFARGVQAVLGVVIVALTAAVARRWVSDRAALVAAALLATHPILLFFHGLVLTEILYIALLMGAWLFLARLREQGTLPDAFACAGATGILLGLATLTRSTSLLLPILVLPLIWHFTNGPTPHKARIAIAAMLLYGAVLAPNILRNERLFGRLIPTRVGGGASLLEALGPWADGSPGMDRIVYPPVDAHADEAERDAVYRRAAIDWARAHPQETLALAWAKLRRTWSITLNAPGYESPLYAAVGWLTVAPIFALAVAGIWRLRRQGWTLLFLLVPAIYFSAIHMVFVGSVRYRMPAMPLLMILAVVGAGARLRLDQPRSNV comes from the coding sequence TTGAGCGATGCAAGACCATCGGTCGACACGTTTCGACGGCGGCTGGCCTGGGTGCTGTTCGGCGCTCTCTGCTGCCAACTTGGCGTCATCACCTGGGCGGAATGGCAGCCGGAGCGTTTTGATTATCCCGACTCGCACCGTTACCTGCGCGTCGCGCGGAACATCGCAGCGGGCAACGGCCCGATTGAATCGGCCGACCTCCGCGCGGGAACCGATCCGCTTTATCCGCTCGTGCTGTCCATCCCGATTCGGCTCGGTATGACGGATGATGTCTATGTTTGCCGCTTCGCGCGCGGGGTGCAGGCCGTACTGGGCGTCGTGATCGTCGCTCTGACCGCCGCCGTGGCGCGCCGATGGGTGAGCGACCGCGCGGCCCTGGTCGCGGCGGCGTTGCTCGCGACCCATCCGATTCTCCTCTTCTTTCACGGGCTTGTCCTCACCGAGATCTTGTACATCGCCCTGCTCATGGGCGCGTGGCTTTTTCTGGCCCGACTTCGGGAGCAGGGCACGTTGCCGGATGCGTTCGCCTGTGCCGGCGCGACGGGCATCCTGCTGGGCCTGGCGACACTCACGCGCAGCACAAGCCTGCTGCTGCCGATTCTGGTGTTGCCATTAATATGGCACTTCACGAACGGACCGACCCCGCACAAAGCGCGCATCGCGATCGCGGCGATGCTCCTCTACGGCGCGGTGCTCGCCCCCAACATCCTGCGAAACGAGCGGCTGTTCGGGCGATTGATCCCCACGCGCGTCGGCGGCGGCGCGAGCCTGCTGGAGGCGCTGGGCCCCTGGGCCGACGGCTCGCCGGGCATGGACCGCATCGTGTATCCACCGGTCGATGCCCACGCCGACGAAGCCGAGCGCGACGCCGTCTATCGCCGCGCCGCAATCGATTGGGCGCGCGCCCACCCGCAGGAAACGCTCGCGCTCGCATGGGCCAAGTTGCGGCGCACCTGGTCGATCACGCTCAACGCGCCGGGTTACGAATCCCCCCTTTATGCCGCCGTCGGCTGGCTCACGGTCGCGCCGATCTTCGCGCTCGCGGTCGCTGGAATCTGGCGTCTGCGTCGTCAAGGTTGGACGCTCTTGTTCCTGCTGGTGCCGGCGATTTATTTCTCGGCGATCCACATGGTATTCGTCGGGTCCGTGCGGTATCGCATGCCGGCGATGCCCCTGCTGATGATTCTGGCAGTGGTCGGCGCGGGGGCGCGGCTTCGTCTGGACCAGCCTCGCAGCAACGTCTAG